The DNA window TTTGAGCCGAGATCCAGGCATTGAGAATAGCCAAGGCGCTCACACCCGCAACCGTAGCCCAGAGACCGGTTTTTAGAACTTGGCTCAGCTCTTTCATGCTCAGCAGCCCTAAACAGAGATAGGAAACTCACTTTTTCTTAAGGCGATAGGTGATGCGGCCTTTGTTTAGGTCATAGGGACTGAGCTCCACTTTCACCCGATCCCCTGGCAGGATCTTGATATAGTTGCGGCGAATTTTCCCGGAGATGTGGGCGAGCACGTTGAAACCGTTGTCCAGATCCACCCGGAACATCGCGTTGGGGAGGGATTCTGTTACCACCCCTTCCATTTCAATGGCATCTTCCTTAGACAATGAGCCCTCCTAAAAGCGACACAGCCAAACGACACAGCCGTGGCCCTCAGCCACAGCGACACACTCTTCTGGATACTTGACCTCTCCTATCCTAACTTTTGCCGGGGATCCCTCAGGATTGGAAGGGGGTGCGATCCGTCAAGATTTCCGCCCCCGACTCAGTGATCAAAACCGTGTGCTCAAACTGGGCCGACCAAGCACCATCCACGGTCACCACCGTCCACTGATCCGCCAACACTCGGGTCGCTTCTCCACCGGCATTCACCATCGGTTCAATGGCTACCGTCATACCGGAACGCAATTTTGGGTTGGGCAAATCGCGGGTGCGGTAATTGGGGAACTGGGGTT is part of the Thermostichus vulcanus str. 'Rupite' genome and encodes:
- the infA gene encoding translation initiation factor IF-1 — its product is MSKEDAIEMEGVVTESLPNAMFRVDLDNGFNVLAHISGKIRRNYIKILPGDRVKVELSPYDLNKGRITYRLKKK